One Oryza sativa Japonica Group chromosome 8, ASM3414082v1 DNA window includes the following coding sequences:
- the LOC4345028 gene encoding uncharacterized protein has product MAVAPTRAEALSLFRSLLRTARQFSDYNIREYTRRRAADAFRENRALGDTAAAAAAFADGKKQLEVAKRQAVVYSLYAPKAKSIMEMKLQ; this is encoded by the coding sequence ATGGCAGTGGCACCGACGAGAGCGGAGGCACTGTCCCTCTTCCGGTCCCTCCTCCGCACGGCAAGGCAGTTCTCTGACTACAACATCCGCGAGTacacgcgccgccgcgccgcggacGCCTTCCGTGAGAACCGTGCCCTCGGCGACACGGCTGCCGCGGCGGCAGCATTCGCGGACGGGAAGAAGCAGCTGGAGGTGGCAAAGCGGCAGGCGGTGGTGTACTCTCTGTACGCCCCAAAGGCCAAGAGCATCATGGAGATGAAGTTGCAGTGA